In Zingiber officinale cultivar Zhangliang chromosome 8B, Zo_v1.1, whole genome shotgun sequence, a single genomic region encodes these proteins:
- the LOC122014109 gene encoding uncharacterized protein LOC122014109: protein MKSNPISAAQMAPNGEMLVVANSYAKSNFEGLQRAISDLSLQISKEAAAAAVAASADASKLPPIAEVEDAKCECCGMSEECTQGYIRHVRDKFAGRLVCGLCGEAVKEEAAKNGGRQREAVEAHMSVCRRFNRTHPVQLQVEAMREILRKAARGGRAARGCEAKKECLTRSSSCIPAITKEMNKYCNCKKSIS, encoded by the coding sequence atgaagtcCAATCCGATCTCAGCTGCTCAAATGGCGCCCAACGGGGAGATGCTCGTCGTCGCCAATTCCTACGCCAAGAGCAACTTCGAAGGCCTGCAGCGCGCCATCTCGGACCTCTCCCTTCAGATCAGTaaagaggcggcggcggcggcagtgGCGGCGTCGGCGGACGCGTCCAAGCTTCCGCCGATCGCCGAGGTGGAGGACGCCAAGTGCGAGTGCTGCGGCATGTCGGAGGAGTGCACGCAGGGGTACATCCGGCACGTGCGTGACAAGTTCGCCGGCCGGCTGGTCTGCGGGCTGTGTGGGGAGGCGGTGAAGGAGGAGGCGGCGAAGAATGGCGGGAGGCAAAGGGAGGCGGTGGAGGCCCACATGAGCGTGTGCCGCCGGTTTAACCGAACCCACCCGGTGCAGCTTCAAGTGGAGGCGATGAGGGAGATCTTGAGGAAGGCGGCGAGAGGCGGCCGGGCGGCGAGAGGCTGCGAGGCCAAGAAAGAATGCCTCACCAGGAGCTCAAGTTGCATCCCGGCCATCACTAAGGAGATGAACAAGTACTGCAACTGCAAGAAGAGTATTAGTTAA
- the LOC122017921 gene encoding probable mitochondrial adenine nucleotide transporter BTL3 has protein sequence MSALFLEDNRMAKDSYLAIEAPREVLAGSFSISHWVSKFLLANLPIRPGSASELSFLIDVKSVAASARIHATRRVGQVLRSKRVAAAVEGGRGEESGSAGSGLSSGKPEGKGSWNDMPKFIVAGAVSTVISRTCIAPLERIKLECIVQGSKHSWLKIVQCIWVSEGLRGFWKGNGINLLRMVPFKSINFIAYDMYVNWLIRSVGKKRITNHDRLIGGGIAGILGTVLCIPLDTLRTRLAAPGGEALGGVAGCFCHMVQNEGFLSLYKGLNAALISMGPSSAVFYLVYDILKNSHLKKNPHGERSELGVTNTLLYGAIAGAVSETVTYPLEVIRRQLQLQQSNNLGLSSAFIDIVRREGVESLFAGLVPSTLQVLPSTALSYFFYEMLKSILEI, from the exons ATGTCTGCTCTATTCTTGGAAGACAACAGAATGGCCAAAGATTCCTACCTTGCGATCGAAGCCCCACGGGAAGTGCTCGCCGGATCCTTCTCCATTTCCCACTGGGTGTCCAAGTTCCTCCTCGCCAATCTCCCCATCAGGCCCGGTTCCGCTTCAGAACTGAGTTTCCTGATCGACGTGAAGAGCGTGGCTGCCAGCGCCAGGATCCATGCGACCAGGAGGGTTGGGCAGGTCCTCCGATCTAAAAGAGTGGCGGCCGCCGTCgagggaggaagaggagaggagagtggGAGCGCCGGCAGCGGGTTGAGTTCAGGTAAACCCGAAGGGAAGGGCTCGTGGAACGACATGCCCAAATTCATCGTCGCAGGCGCAGTGTCCACAGTGATTTCCAG GACGTGCATTGCTCCGCTGGAGAGGATAAAGCTGGAGTGTATCGTGCAGGGGTCGAAGCATTCCTGGCTAAAGATTGTCCAGTGCATCTGGGTTTCTGAAGGTTTGAGAGGGTTTTGGAAGGGCAATGGGATCAATCTCTTGCGCATGGTTCCCTTCAAGTCTATCAATTTCATTGCCTACGACATGTATGTGAATTGGCTTATCCGCTCCGTGGGGAAGAAGAGAATCACAAATCATGACAGGCTCATTGGTGGTGGCATCGCCGGCATCCTTGGCACTGTCCTATGCATTCCTCTGGATACC TTAAGAACAAGACTGGCGGCTCCGGGCGGCGAAGCTCTTGGAGGAGTGGCAGGGTGCTTCTGCCATATGGTTCAGAATGAAGGCTTCCTTTCACTGTACAAGGGCCTGAATGCAGCCCTTATCAGCATGGGGCCATCGAGTGCAGTCTTCTACCTTGTCTATGACATCCTTAAGAACTCACACCTAAAGAAGAACCCTCATGGCGAGAGGAGTGAGTTGGGTGTGACGAATACCTTGTTGTATGGTGCAATTGCAGGGGCAGTGTCTGAGACAGTTACCTATCCTCTAGAAGTCATAAGGAGGCAGCTGCAGCTCCAGCAATCCAACAATTTAGGGCTGTCTTCTGCCTTCATTGATATTGTCAGAAGAGAAGGAGTTGAGTCTCTCTTTGCAGGATTAGTCCCCAGCACTCTGCAG GTACTCCCATCTACAGCTTTGAGCTATTTCTTTTATGAGATGCTGAAAAGTATTTTGGAGATTTAG